A single genomic interval of Macadamia integrifolia cultivar HAES 741 chromosome 6, SCU_Mint_v3, whole genome shotgun sequence harbors:
- the LOC122082062 gene encoding uncharacterized protein At4g04980-like: MESRVCLTEEIEEYRSTVKKPNENLLLQETKRLDEPKSHNEVPESNFMFLVELRKKVMSFRDIMDLPPCNGSQAIRELLMMTNEELQRLYPEVVPSVPVSEMNEMSMHQGLKHFYHALKSIGDSWVKNHKWLAKFEYKESGEMKNIDSEEFGGRVLEKLAFMIKMARELFDEMEEEGKNSDKSPGGSKFEEILNGSYSNNDDGSFCHFPVTPNSVLPELSNSSAKSGEFAHSPTLTWPLRTSVRRLKPIDLNRLLVFPLLPHLSAPGSKTTNKRSKASKESGLETQEVKSNSMAKPDPATKEESGDCTAAYETQQITVSSSNQISSDYGGSSNSYTTPKMGGNPVLTLSVAASESPVESPQPKPSMLLPNVSQAPPPPQSLSAKSKPNVSLAAVAPPRQTKMALLPNVSTQSPPPPPLPKFLPYVACVIVWPCAQLLACVSTWPHARLCGWLHGPIHGYGHGRIALLRTRSRALAAWPGAWLHCPHGWQQAWLHISTHGCERRSSSPHMITTVAASPATVSPPSPQPPALLQNVAIPPQPLTLTQNVPPPPTPQSPPLPQNVSVPSPELLPHHQHKHCPQQKPQLHTHLHPRPSKGSLPSPLPPLPLKNGGAPTPQPTQPLLTLPPNATDSSAPAPAPAPPPPSHPSKGSLPSPPLPLSLKNGGAPPPPPPIGGTKALGPKKSNTKLKRSSFMGNLYRVLKGKVEGSSIDGKSSHVRKTQIGGSVGGKKGMADALAEMTKSYSFPYFQQIEEDVKKHAATIMELKKAINSFQTKDMAELLKFHQYIEHHLENLTAETQVLARFEDFPTRKLETLRMAAALYSRFHEIVTNLKSWKIVNPLCQLLDRVEGYFNKIKVEVDALERIKDEESKKFKSCNIHFDFDIILRIKELIVDISSGCMELALKERRR; the protein is encoded by the exons ATGGAGTCCAGAGTTTGCTTAacagaagaaattgaagaataCAGG AGCACCGTTAAGAAGCCCAATGAAAATTTATTGTTGCAGGAAACTAAAAGGTTAGATGAACCAAAAAGTCATAATGAAGTGCCAGAGTCAAACTTCATGTTCTTGGTTGAGCTCAGGAAGAAGGTCATGAGCTTTAGAGACATTATGGACCTTCCTCCCTGTAATGGTTCACAAGCAATTAGAGAG TTGTTGATGATGACTAATGAGGAACTCCAGAGACTTTACCCTGAAGTTGTACCTAGTGTTCCAGTTTcagaaatgaatgaaatgtcTATGCATCAG GGATTGAAACACTTCTACCATGCTCTGAAATCTATTGGAGATTCTTGGGTTAAGAATCACAAATGGTTGGCTAAATTTGAATACAAGGAAAGTGGTGAAATGAAGAACATTGATTCAGAGGAGTTTG GTGGAAGAGTTTTGGAGAAGCTTGCTTTCATGATTAAGATGGCAAGGGAACTGTTTGATGAGatggaagaggaaggaaagaataGTGATAAGAGTCCAGGGGGTTCgaaatttgaagaaatcttaAATGGTTCATACTCAAACAATGATGATGGCTCATTTTGTCACTTTCCAGTCACCCCAAATTCAGTACTTCCAGAGTTGAGCAACAGTAGTGCGAAAAGTGGTGAATTTGCTCATTCCCCAACTCTCACTTGGCCTCTCAGGACTTCTGTTAGGAGATTGAAACCCATCGATCTAAATCGCCTGCTAGTCTTCCCCTTGTTGCCTCATTTATCAGCTCCTGGTTCCAAAACCACGAATAAAAGGAGCAAGGCATCTAAGGAATCTGGGCTAGAGACCCAAGAAGTGAAGAGCAATTCCATGGCAAAGCCAGACCCAGcaacaaaggaagaaagtgGAGATTGCACTGCTGCATATGAAACTCAACAGATTACAGTATCAAGTTCTAATCAGATTTCTAGTGATTATGGGGGCAGTTCCAATAGCTATACAACTCCCAAGATGGGTGGGAACCCTGTTCTTACACTATCAGTTGCAGCAAGTGAATCCCCAGTAGAGTCACCACAGCCTAAACCATCAATGTTGCTACCAAATGTATCACAAGCCCCACCTCCACCGCAGTCATTATCAGCCAAGTCTAAGCCAAATGTATCACTAGCAGCTGTAGCACCACCACGACAAACAAAAATGGCTTTGCTACCAAATGTATCAACACAatcaccaccaccgccaccccTGCCCAAGTTTCTGCCGTATGTAGCTTGTGTGATTGTGTGGCCCTGTGCACAGTTGCTTGCTTGTGTTTCTACATGGCCCCATGCACGTTTGTGTGGCTGGCTGCATGGCCCTATTCACGGTTATGGACATGGCCGCATAGCCTTGTTACGCACACGGTCACGTGCTTTGGCTGCATGGCCTGGAGCTTGGCTGCACTGCCCCCATGGATGGcagcaggcatggctgcacatcTCCACCCATGGTTGTGAGCGCCGGTCCTCATCCCCACATATGATTACGACCGTGGCTGCTTCACCAGCAACAGtatcaccaccatcaccacaaCCACCAGCATTGCTACAAAATGTAGCCATACCACCACAACCACTGACATTGACACAAAATGTACCTCCACCACCAACACCACAATCACCGCCATTGCCACAAAATGTATCAGTGCCATCACCA GAGCTCCTCCCCCACCACCAGCACAAGCATTGCCCACAACAGAAACCTCAGCTCCACACCCACCTCCACCCACGACCATCAAAAGGGTCGTTGCCATCTCCACTCCCTCCACTTCCGCTAAAGAACGGAGGAGCTCCTACCCCACAACCAACACAACCATTGCTCACATTGCCACCAAATGCAACAGACAGCtcagccccagccccagccccagccccaccTCCACCCTCACATCCATCAAAAGGATCGTTGCCATCACCACCCCTTCCACTGTCACTGAAGAATGGAGGAGCTCCTCCCCCACCTCCTCCAATTGGTGGGACAAAAGCACTAGGTCCCAAGAAATCAAATACCAAGCTAAAGAGATCGAGCTTCATGGGTAATCTTTATCGAGTGCTCAAAGGAAAAGTAGAAGGATCTAGTATAGATGGTAAATCATCTCATGTGAGGAAGACTCAAATTGGGGGCTCTGTGGGTGGAAAAAAAGGCATGGCTGATGCACTGGCAGAAATGACAAAGAGTTATTCTTTTC CCTACTTCCAACAAATTGAAGAAGATGTTAAGAAGCATGCAGCAACAATAATGGAGTTGAAAAAAGCCATCAATTCATTCCAAACAAAGGATATGGCTGAGCTTCTCAAATTCCACCAATACATAGAACACCATTTGGAGAACTTGACTGCTGAGACCCAG GTGCTAGCAAGGTTTGAAGATTTCCCTACAAGGAAGCTTGAAACATTAAGGATGGCAGCAGCATTATACTCAAGGTTTCATGAAATAGTCACAAACCTAAAGAGCTGGAAGATAGTCAATCCTCTCTGCCAGCTTCTTGATAGGGTTGAGGGCTACTTCAACAAG ATCAAGGTAGAAGTGGATGCCTTGGAACGAATCAAAGATGAAGAATCTAAGAAATTCAAAAGTTGCAATATCCATTTTGACTTCGACATCATACTGCGAATAAAAGAACTGATTGTAGATAtttcatcaggttgcatggagTTAGCACTAAAG GAGAGGAGAAGGTAA
- the LOC122081095 gene encoding LOW QUALITY PROTEIN: splicing factor 3A subunit 2 (The sequence of the model RefSeq protein was modified relative to this genomic sequence to represent the inferred CDS: substituted 1 base at 1 genomic stop codon) produces MDRDWGSKPGSGGAASAQNEAIDRRERLRRLALETIDLAKDPYFMRNHLGSYECKLCXTLHNNEGNYLAHTQGKRHLTNLAKRAAREAKEAPVQPQPHKRKVSMRKTVKIGRPGYRVTKQFDPDTKQRSLLFQIEYPEIEDNSKPRHRFMSSFEQRVQSCDKRYQYLLFAAEPYEIIAFKVPSTEIDKSTPKFFSHWDPDSKMFTLQLYFKVKPPETNKPPPPPVPGSIANGTATPGVPPWPLPPPPQAPPPPPPPPPLGLPPGAPIGNPPRGPPPARGSAPPPPPSTANGPRPMPPGGTPPVPPPPPVRSGTMANFTPGTRPPSMMPPQGFQGQQIQGQGVHPPPPPPHMGQQLPRPPMS; encoded by the exons ATGGATAGAGATTGGGGTTCGAAGCCCGGTAGTGGAGGTGCAGCCTCCGCTCAGAATGAAGCAATCGATAGGAGAGAAAGGCTCAGAAGGCTAGCGCTTGAGACTATTGATCTGGCGAAGGATCCCTATTTTATGCGCAACCATCTCGGCA GCTATGAGTGTAAGCTATGCTAGACATTGCACAATAATGAGGGAAACTATTTGGCTCACACACAAGGGAAGCGCCACCTGACCAATTTGGCCAAGCGAGCTGCCCGTGAAGCTAAAGAAGCACCTGTGCAACCTCAGCCACACAAACGGAAGGTCTCCATGCGCAAGACAG TCAAGATTGGAAGGCCTGGATACAGGGTGACAAAGCAATTTGATCCAGACACAAAACAGAGATCTCTTCTTTTCCAG ATCGAATACCCTGAAATTGAAGACAATTCGAAGCCACGGCACCGTTTTATGTCATCCTTTGAACAG AGGGTGCAATCCTGTGATAAAAGGTACCAGTATCTTCTGTTTGCAGCTGAGCCATATGAAATCATTGCATTTAAG GTTCCTAGCACAGAGATTGACAAGTCCACGCCCAAGTTCTTCTCGCATTGGGATCCTGACTCAAAAATGTTTACG TTGCAACTGTATTTCAAGGTGAAGCCACCAGAAACAAATAAGCCTCCACCTCCACCTGTTCCTGGTTCTATTGCCAATGGCACGGCCACTCCAGGTGTTCCTCCATGGCCCTTGCCTCCCCCACCTCAAGCTCcgcctccaccaccaccaccaccaccactgggGCTCCCTCCAGGTGCACCCATTGGAAATCCTCCAAGAGGTCCACCACCTGCTCGAGGATCTGCACCACCACCGCCTCCATCAACAGCAAATGGTCCTCGGCCCATGCCTCCTGGTGGTACTCCTCCAGTCCCACCACCACCTCCAGTTCGTAGTGGTACGATGGCAAATTTCACTCCAGGCACTAGGCCCCCCTCGATGATGCCCCCACAAGGTTTTCAGGGCCAGCAGATTCAAGGCCAGGGAGTTCatcctccaccacctccaccccATATGGGACAACAGCTCCCTAGGCCACCAATGTCTTAG